In the Vicinamibacterales bacterium genome, one interval contains:
- a CDS encoding STAS domain-containing protein, translated as MRPVLQVDKRYVGQVTVFTISGQLAYEEGTRGLREAVNAAVADGARLCLLDMREVTYLDSSGVGLLVAIFRHVTRRGGQFKLLSPSPAARRVLGISQLTRVFDIFDDENDALLNLGGEAGPS; from the coding sequence ATGCGTCCCGTGCTGCAGGTGGACAAGCGCTACGTCGGCCAGGTGACGGTGTTCACCATCTCGGGCCAGTTGGCCTACGAGGAGGGGACGCGCGGCCTGCGCGAGGCGGTGAACGCCGCGGTGGCGGACGGCGCGCGGCTGTGCCTGCTCGACATGCGCGAGGTCACCTACCTCGACAGCAGCGGCGTCGGCCTGCTGGTCGCGATCTTCCGCCACGTCACCCGCCGCGGCGGCCAGTTCAAGCTGCTGAGCCCCAGCCCCGCCGCCCGCCGCGTGCTCGGCATCAGCCAGCTGACCCGCGTCTTCGACATCTTCGACGACGAGAACGACGCCCTGCTGAATCTCGGCGGCGAGGCCGGCCCATCGTGA
- a CDS encoding RidA family protein gives MKKHALAAAFPLCLLAVALHGYQGADGRRYIDPRTKADASLAPFSGGVFVGSTLYLAGELGTDANNRVPDAPAAEAKAVLDKVQARLRSAGMTMDDLVSVQIFCSDVKHYAAFNEVYRTYFTREYPARAFIGSGGLLFGARFEVQGIAVKR, from the coding sequence ATGAAAAAGCACGCGCTTGCCGCCGCCTTCCCACTCTGCCTGCTCGCCGTCGCCCTGCACGGTTACCAGGGGGCCGACGGCCGCCGTTACATCGATCCGCGCACGAAGGCCGACGCCAGCCTTGCCCCGTTCAGCGGCGGCGTGTTCGTCGGCAGCACGCTCTACCTCGCCGGCGAGCTCGGCACCGATGCCAACAACAGGGTCCCCGACGCGCCGGCGGCCGAGGCGAAGGCCGTGCTCGACAAGGTGCAGGCCCGCCTCAGGTCCGCCGGGATGACGATGGACGATCTGGTGTCGGTGCAGATCTTCTGTTCGGACGTGAAGCACTACGCCGCGTTCAACGAGGTCTACCGCACCTACTTCACCCGCGAGTATCCCGCGCGGGCCTTCATCGGATCGGGCGGTCTGCTGTTCGGCGCGCGGTTCGAGGTGCAGGGCATCGCGGTGAAGCGCTGA